The sequence TTATAAAATCCTCTGCATCTGCACTTTGAAAAAGCATCacagggctgggagcagtggctcacgcctgtaatcccagcactttggaaggccaagacgagtgaattacctgaggtcaggagtttgagaccggcctggtcaacatggtgacaccccgtgtctactaaaaatacaaaaattagctgggcatggtggcaggcgcctgtaatcccagctacttgggaggctgagacaggagaatcacttgaacccgggaggtggaggttacagtgagctgagatcgtaccattgtactccagtctgggtgacaaactgtactccagtctgggtgacaagagcaaaactcagtctcaaaaaaaaaaaagaaagaaaaagcatcacaggccaggaacagtggctcacacctataatcctagtactctgagaggccaaagcaggtggatcactagagcccaggagttcagaccagcctgggctacatggcgaAATGCCATctcttaaagaaaaggaaaggggaaggggaaagaaaagaaaggatatgAATAaattgccttatttatttatataaataaataaatttcagcaTCACAGAAATCTGAACCCATACCCCACAATTAAGAACCAGTGGTTATTTTACCCTCATTTTATACACCAGGAAACTAAGATCCAGAGAGGTTAAAATGACTTATTAAAGAAGATGagagcctgggcgtggtggctcacgcctgtaatctcagcactttgggaggccaaggcgggtggatcatctgaggtcaggagttccacaccagcctggccaacatggcgaaaccccgtctctactcaaaatacaaaaattagccgggcgtggtagcatgcacctgtaatcccagctacccacgaggctgaggcaggagaattgctagaacctgggaggcagaggctacagtgagccgagattgcgccactgcactccaacctgggcaacagagcaagactccatccccaccaaaaaaaaaaaaaaaaaaaagacgatgaGATAGTTATTGGTGGATCCAGGCATCAGATCTCCTAAATTCCAAACAAATGCTCTTAACTACTATTTTGGAAACCATTAATTCCTATTTTTAGTATTCAGAGTTTTTATCCAGTGTGCAGTTCTGgtcatcacaatttttaaaaagtaataaaagtgtctaaagagaaacaaatgagatAAAAGGATAAAGGATAcattgccttatttatttatatcccaACCTTATTACAAAAAGGCTTACAAGATGCAGATATTATAGTAATATAAAACGattaaaacttagaaaaatgagaataaggaaaataaaagtagaaaaggaagacagaacCAAGAACATGACTAGCatacaaaatacataaacacTTGCTGAAGGTAGACCACAAATTGGGCTCTAAATGGTCTAGTATCAgtacaaacagaaaaatacaatcaGCTGAATATTTAGTGTCCTTAAGGTAAAAACCAAACAGCAATTCAGGAAAAGCATAACTGGGTCCAGAGAAAATTTCTCCCACGCATTCTTAAATAGAATATTATGAACTGTTACGATAAACACCCTTTACAGTATCCACagcaattaaatttatttttttcctgagacaagatctcactctgttgctcaggctggatgcagtggcacgatcttcactcattgcaacctccatctcctgggttcaagcaattcttccccctcagcctcctgagtagctgggactacagtgtgtGCCctcatgaccagctaatttttgtattttttggggagaaacggggtttcaccatgttggccaggctggtctcgaactcctgacctctggtgatccgcccacctcagcctcccaaagtgctgggattacaagtgtgagccaccacacctggcgagcAATTAAATTTCATAGAGATTTTCATATGGATTACCAAAGTCCAATCCAGAAAAAGCAATTCTGCAGAGGCCAATAAAATGCCAGCTATGCATGGGGAAATCTGGCTCAATCTAgagacaaaattaataaatagaactAAAGAGTACTCTCCAGACTGTCTTTTGTCTAGAGAGATTAGATGTAACTAAATAATATGGTCTAGATTAAAACTTACTTTCCCTTCAAGTCTCaggacaaaaatgaaaattgtgagaaattagtttaagaaaaatgaaaagaagtcatAAAGGCCAAAACTGTATACAAATTTAAGGTCCAGATGATTTTCCTTACTAAAGGAAAAGGTTATTGAGATATGTCTCTAaccttaaatcttttttttttttttttttttttttttttgagacagagtctacctctgtcacccaggagttcaatggcacaatcttggctcactgcaaccttggcctccagggttcaagcagttctcctgcttcagccttctgagtagctgggactacaggtgtgcaacaccacacccagctaatttttgtatttttttagtagacacaaggtttcaccatgttggccacgctggtctcgaactcttgacctcaactgatctgcccaccttggcctcccaaataacCTTAAATCTTAAGGTTGATGCATGCCTCTTAATCTCTTGGTTTGCCCATCAGAAACTGAATCATGGGCTCACTAGGAGAAATTGTCAGTTTAAAAATCCTATGCTTTTCAAAGAGGTTTTATTTTGGATAACTGTTGCAATTATAGACCTAGAGAAGACATTTAACCCACCCATGtttcagtttctattttcttcctcactagattattttattcacttttcaatttttaaaaattagatttattgCAGACTGGCCTCAAGCTCCCAGACTATATTTTTTAGCTGCATTATTTAGGGGTTGAAATGCCAGCTTTTGAGACTTTTGAAAAATTcacaggctgggtgtggaggctcatgcctgtgaaggttgcagtgagctgagatcgtgccactgcactccaacctgggtgacgagagtgagaccctatctcaaaaaaaaaaaaaaaaaaaaaaaaaaagggtctggtgcagtggctcacacctacctgtaattccagcactttgggaggccaaggcaggccgatcacttgaggtcaggagtttgagatcagcctggccaacatggtgaaccctgtctctactaaaaaatacaaaaattagctgggcataatggtgtgcatttgtaatcccagctactcgggaggctgaggcatgaaaatcacttcaacccaggagacggaggttgcagtgagctgagaacgcaccactgcactccagcctgggcaacagagtgagactctgtctcaaaaaaaaaaaaaaaattcatattgctTCTGACAAGCCTATTAAACACATCAATAGCACCCTGGGAGCCCATGAAGTATTATTATTGCTCAAGAAAGGAAACATGGCAGAGAAACAAGCAGAAGCAGCTCTGGCTGACAGCCTGAGGGTAAAGAGCACTGGAgaagtaaagaaaaggaaaaggtcaCCACCCTGATCTGACATGTTGAATTGAGAGGTAGGTTGTATGATAGGGAAGGAATAGGGCCAGCTGTGGCTGCCAGTAGCAGAATGTCCAGGTTGGAACTCTGGTCTAAAGCCTAGGAGAGCAGAACGGTAAGAggctacaaaataaaaacaaactggaTTATCAAGGTGGTCATACTGAGTAGGCAGGGATGGAGATCTTCAGGCTCCCAGCCGGGCCCCAATTTACAGTAGAGAGGCTCAAGCAGGGATAGGGTAGAGCAAGAAGGACTCCAGATCACAGTCAAAGTCGTCAAAGGGCATGGTCTCCGCTGAACTGGGCTGGGTAGCTTGTGTCTCCGTGACAAAGTTCACTGGCTGCTTCTGTAGGAGCTCTGGGTCGAAGGCCACACCCCGAAAGAAAGGGTGGACCTGGAAGTGATGCAGATAACGTAGACGATGGAGGGGGTTCTGGCATAAGAGCTGAAGGAAAATAGAGCATGAAGGATGAGTGACTAGGACAGGACAGGCCTGAACAGAAaggatggaaaagaagaaagaagttcaTGGAGCTGTGGAGGGTAGGAATAAGAACCCTGAAGAGTAGATGATTTGTAAAAGAGGGAGAAATAGAGGCTAATTTGGGGCAAAGGTGGGAATAAGGAGCTGTGCTTGTGAGTTTTCAGATGAGTGTACAGTGTTCCACTCTCTCAGAAGGGACCTCTCTGTTCTAGATGGGGAGGAGATTTGGGGGACCAGGAACTTAGGAATGTGACTCAGTACAGCTTAGATGGCAAGTAGTTAGGTAGTTAAGTTGGAGCCCCCTCAAAAAAACTGATGAGAGGAATGGGGAAAAATCACTTTAATGAAGGCAGGAGAGCATTAATGGTTTCGTAGCCAAGAAGGAAAGCAGTGCTCATCCTTACCTCATGGAGCAGGAGTGAGAGGCCCTGGTTAAGAGAAGCTGGGATCTCAGAGTCACTGTGGGTCACACTTGCCAACATGGCCACATGATCTCTCTCTGCAGCCACTGGAAACTGAGTTAAGAGGTAGGGAGTGGAGGTAGGGGTAGGGGTTCATTCCTTAGTAGGAATACGGCAAGATTTCCTAAGGTCTTCCTTCTTCCCACCACAAGGCAAAGCTCTTCTCTGCCCAAAACTACTACTATTCTCTCACCTTTCCAGTCGCCAGAGAGAAAAGCAAGACACCCAGGGACCACCAATCAGCAGCATGGTTGTAAGGTCCTCCACTTAGGACCTCTGGGGCTACAGATTTCAAAGATACTCATCACAGACATCCTTTAGCTATCCTCCTGCCCAATGCTTACCCATCAGCTTTAACCTCTCTCACCCATGTACTGAAGAGTGCCACAGATAGTGTAGGCTTGAGCTCCCTGGGGCACGTGGCGGGACAGACCAAAGTCTGTCAGTTTCAGATGGCCTATGAAAGAAGGTAAGGCAACTGCACCACTGTTCCACCCATCATCAGCCATGATTTATTCCCAAACCAAAGTACCTCTCATCCTGGGGCTAAGGAAGGAAAAAGACTTACCTCGTTCATCTAGAAGAATATTCTCCATCTGAAAGATCACAGGTGAGAAgtaattcttcctcttcctttcaaCTCTCTTTCATCATGTATACACCCCAGCTGAAGGTGATGCCCTACTCAGCACTCAAATCTATACTCAGAGAGCCCTTCCCCAAATCCTTGGCACCCATGGGGGCCCCAATGTCTACAGTTCTCAGCTCCCTAACTTCTTGGACTTGTTGGCACTTCTTATTGAGACTCTTTCTCagacaaagggaaaaaagcacTTAACTCTACCTTCACATCTCGATGCATGATGCCCAAGTCATGGAGATAACCTGTGGATAACAAGTATGGGGTATGCTGCAGCTTTTCTGTCCTTTCCAGTTTCCCTAGTAGCCCTCATCCCATCCCTATCCTATTCTTTAACTtccattattaatattaattttttactcTCCTTCTTCCGAACTTAAATCTTCCCTCCCCATTTCCTTTACCACTGTTTCACTTACACAGTACCAGCACCAACTCGGCAGCAAAGAGACGGATGGAAGCCTCAGGAAAGCAGCCAACAGCCGACCAAAGGGAGTACAGATCTGTGCTGCAGTAGCTACACACTGCAAAGCCAGTGTGGAGCTACATACATTGCCAGAAGTCTAGGCAATGTTTGGGAGCTGCaatgcctgggctcaaggcatTGTAGGCCTCCTGCCCAAACTGATACCACCTGCTGTTCCCCTCCCTTTGGGACAGAGAGGTGC comes from Homo sapiens chromosome 17, GRCh38.p14 Primary Assembly and encodes:
- the RSKR gene encoding ribosomal protein S6 kinase-related protein, which encodes MGAVSCRQGQHTQQGEHTRVAVPHKQGGNIRGPWARGWKSLWTGLGTIRSDLEELWELRGHHYLHQESLKPAPVLVEKPLPEWPVPQFINLFLPEFPIRPIRGQQQLKILGLVAKGSFGTVLKVLDCTQKAVFAVKVVPKVKVLQRDTVRQCKEEVSIQRQINHPFVHSLGDSWQGKRHLFIMCSYCSTDLYSLWSAVGCFPEASIRLFAAELVLVLCYLHDLGIMHRDVKMENILLDERGHLKLTDFGLSRHVPQGAQAYTICGTLQYMAPEVLSGGPYNHAADWWSLGVLLFSLATGKFPVAAERDHVAMLASVTHSDSEIPASLNQGLSLLLHELLCQNPLHRLRYLHHFQVHPFFRGVAFDPELLQKQPVNFVTETQATQPSSAETMPFDDFDCDLESFLLYPIPA